Proteins encoded by one window of Rutidosis leptorrhynchoides isolate AG116_Rl617_1_P2 chromosome 7, CSIRO_AGI_Rlap_v1, whole genome shotgun sequence:
- the LOC139857041 gene encoding MA3 DOMAIN-CONTAINING TRANSLATION REGULATORY FACTOR 1-like, protein MAAAREGFLTDEQREVLKTATQSTEILSSSPKSPSWLMAEHQIKAPAGERAGNAGVAARHVRRSHSGKLIRVKKDGGGGKGTWGKLLDTDDDIQIDQNDPNYDSGEEPYQLVGSAISDPLDEYKKKVASIINEYFTTGDVDLASSDLKELGSSEYHPYFIKRLVSMAMDRHDKEKEMASVLLSALYSDVISSTQIKQGFFMLLESVDDLAVDILDAVEILALFIARAVVDDILPPAFVTRAKKSLSESSKGFQVLQTAVKSYLSAPHHAELVERRWGGTTHVTVDEVKKRIFDLLKEYVESGDTSEACRCIRQLGLAFFHHEVVKRALVLSMENRTSEPLILKLLKEASEEGLISSSQMVKGFSRLRESLDDLALDIPCAKSLFESLAKQAVSEGWLDSSISDGILTVTEAEDDEKLRRYKKEIVTIIHEYFHSDDIPELITSLEDLASPEYNPVFLKKLITLAMDRKNREKEMASVLLSALHIEIFSTRDIVDGFVLLLESAEDTALDILDASNELALFLARAVIDDVLAPLNLEEIGNRLAPNCNGSETAHVAQSLVGARHAGERLLRCWGGGSGWAVEDAKDKIVKLLEEYETGGVVSEACQCIRDLGMPFFNHEVVKKALVMAMEKQNDKRMLELLQECYSEGLITSNQMTKGFGRMKDGLDDLALDIPNADDKFKFYYEHAVVRGWLLPTAFNTANEDDVAAVAC, encoded by the exons ATGGCGGCAGCACGTGAGGGTTTTTTGACTGATGAACAAAGGGAAGTATTGAAAACCGCTACACAGAGTACGGAGATTCTATCATCGTCGCCAAAATCTCCGTCGTGGTTGATGGCTGAACATCAGATTAAAGCTCCGGCCGGTGAAAGGGCGGGAAATGCTGGCGTTGCTGCTAGGCATGTGCGTCGTTCACATTCTGGAAAGCTCATCAGGGTTAAAAAAG ATGGCGGTGGTGGTAAGGGCACGTGGGGAAAACTACTTGATACTGATGATGATATTCAAATTGATCAAAATGACCCTAATTATGATAGTGGCGAG GAACCATATCAACTAGTTGGGTCAGCCATTTCAGACCCTTTAGATGAGTACAAGAAAAAGGTGGCCTCCATAATTAACGAATACTTCACTACTGGTGATGTGGATTTGGCATCATCTGACCTCAAAGAACTTGGGTCATCTGAATACCATCCATACTTCATTAAAAGGCTCGTTTCAATGGCCATGGATAGGCATGACAAAGAGAAAGAAATGGCTTCGGTTCTTCTTTCAGCTTTGTATTCTGATGTCATCAGCTCTACACAAATCAAGCAAGGTTTTTTTATGCTTCTCGAGTCTGTTGATGACCTGGCAGTTGACATACTTGATGCAGTTGAGATTCTTGCTTTATTCATTGCTCGTGCTGTTGTTGATGACATCCTTCCTCCTGCCTTTGTGACACGGGCAAAGAAGTCGTTATCAGAGTCATCGAAagggtttcaagttcttcaaactgCAGTCAAAAGCTACCTCTCGGCCCCACATCATGCAGAACTTGTGGAGCGCCGATGGGGTGGGACCACCCATGTTACTGTTGATGAAGTCAAGAAAAGAATTTTCGATCTGTTGAAAGAATATGTGGAAAGTGGGGACACTTCTGAAGCTTGTAGGTGTATCCGCCAGCTGGGCTTAGCCTTCTTTCATCATGAAGTTGTTAAAAGAGCTTTAGTTTTATCAATGGAGAATCGTACATCAGAGCCACTTATTTTGAAGCTATTAAAGGAGGCATCAGAGGAGGGTTTGATAAGCTCGAGTCAAATGGTCAAAGGCTTTTCACGTTTACGTGAGAGCTTAGATGATTTGGCACTTGACATACCTTGTGCAAAATCCCTGTTCGAGTCACTGGCTAAACAAGCCGTTTCTGAAGGCTGGCTAGATTCATCAATCTCAGATGGGATTTTGACAGTGACAGAAGCAGAGGATGATGAGAAATTAAGGCGCTACAAAAAGGAAATTGTGACGATAATTCATGAGTATTTTCATTCAGATGATATACCTGAACTTATTACCAGTCTCGAGGATCTCGCATCACCTGAATATAACCCGGTTTTTTTGAAAAAGTTGATTACTTTGGCCATGGACAGAAAGAATCGAGAAAAGGAAATGGCGTCTGTTTTGCTATCTGCCCTTCATATTGAGATCTTTTCGACTCGAGATATAGTTGACGGTTTCGTCCTTCTTCTTGAATCTGCTGAAGACACGGCTCTAGACATACTTGACGCTTCAAATGAACTCGCACTCTTCCTTGCACGGGCCGTGATTGATGACGTTTTGGCTCCGTTGAATTTGGAAGAAATTGGGAACCGGTTAGCACCAAACTGTAACGGTAGCGAGACTGCTCACGTGGCTCAGTCGCTTGTAGGCGCCCGCCATGCAGGTGAGAGACTATTAAGGTGTTGGGGAGGTGGAAGTGGGTGGGCAGTTGAAGATGCCAAGGACAAAATAGTAAAATTACTTGAAGAGTATGAGACAGGGGGAGTTGTTAGTGAAGCTTGTCAATGCATTCGTGACCTGGGGATGCCGTTTTTTAATCACGAGGTTGTGAAGAAGGCGTTGGTGATGGCAATGGAGAAACAGAATGATAAGAGGATGTTGGAGTTGTTGCAGGAGTGTTATAGTGAAGGGTTGATTACTAGTAATCAGATGACGAAAGGGTTTGGTAGGATGAAAGATGGGCTTGATGATTTGGCACTTGATATTCCAAATGCTGATGATAAGTTTAAATTTTATTATGAGCATGCTGTTGTTAGGGGTTGGCTTCTTCCTACTGCATTTAATACTGCTAATGAGGATGATGTTGCTGCTGTGGCTTgttga